A genomic stretch from Telmatocola sphagniphila includes:
- a CDS encoding TlpA disulfide reductase family protein, with protein sequence MARWNLRLLSLAALLITSTLAYGAGPSPADILSIKPKQDVTISTPTAAEVDKCTVELIRGNKLANGKSTSGWLLKDPQGKILRRFFDTEGDNKLHLWSFYLNGEEVYREIDSNSDAIPDQFRWLGVNGSKWGVDRRQTGKIDTWIVISPEEVSQEVLAAVVAKDYARLQALFLSKEDMETLQLPEAEVIRIKNSIAAAQAKFTKTISGMKALSEKAKWIHLETKMPQTVPADSLGTRVDLVHHKQGTILYQDGEKHDWLQTGELIQVGRAWKLIDAPTPGSVVDAPVSGTSEVASNGSANIDLPDEAKPFLDKLKELDAKAPKQGESVDKIAQYNFDRALILEKIVPLVKGTARDQWIRQIADCLNAAVQSDPKQKSAYDRLVQWQGVVDKESASSNTAAYVAYRVLSANYSRKLNETKTSEMGKLQEEWRDSLTKFVTTYNTAEDTPDALIQLGMLNEFMGKEVEAKNWYSRLVKNFDKHAMAPKAQGAIDRLSLEGKEFALTGQTLGAGNPFDIKTLKGKAVVVYYWASWNEQCVSDFAKIKTLISSQANRVELVCVNLDNTPQEALKFLQKHTVSGTHLYSQGANGAAGTDSPMATQYGIFVLPHVFVLDTEGKVVNRNGQVPTLDDDLKKIFKDKEDSKDSSKDKK encoded by the coding sequence ATGGCTCGGTGGAATTTGCGGTTGTTGAGCCTCGCTGCTTTGCTAATCACCAGCACCCTGGCTTACGGTGCAGGCCCTTCGCCTGCAGACATCTTAAGTATCAAACCCAAGCAGGATGTGACCATCAGTACGCCCACGGCTGCCGAAGTCGATAAGTGTACGGTCGAACTCATCCGCGGCAACAAACTGGCCAACGGTAAATCGACCAGCGGCTGGTTATTGAAAGATCCTCAGGGCAAGATTCTCCGCCGGTTTTTCGATACCGAAGGGGATAACAAACTTCACCTGTGGTCCTTCTACCTCAACGGCGAAGAAGTATATCGGGAAATCGATTCTAATTCGGATGCGATTCCCGATCAGTTCCGCTGGCTCGGCGTCAACGGCTCCAAGTGGGGTGTGGATCGCCGGCAGACCGGTAAGATCGATACCTGGATCGTGATCTCCCCGGAAGAGGTCAGCCAGGAAGTTTTGGCCGCCGTGGTCGCTAAGGATTACGCCCGGTTGCAGGCCTTGTTCCTGAGCAAGGAAGACATGGAAACGCTCCAGCTTCCTGAAGCGGAAGTCATTCGCATCAAAAATAGCATTGCCGCCGCTCAGGCAAAATTCACCAAGACGATTTCGGGAATGAAAGCACTTTCCGAAAAAGCGAAGTGGATTCACCTGGAAACGAAGATGCCCCAAACCGTCCCGGCCGATTCGCTCGGGACCCGTGTCGATCTGGTCCACCACAAGCAGGGAACGATTCTTTACCAGGATGGCGAAAAACATGACTGGTTGCAGACGGGTGAACTGATCCAAGTCGGTCGCGCCTGGAAGTTGATCGATGCCCCGACCCCCGGTTCCGTGGTCGATGCCCCCGTGAGCGGCACTAGTGAAGTGGCGAGCAACGGCTCGGCGAACATCGATCTTCCCGATGAAGCCAAACCGTTCCTGGATAAGCTCAAGGAACTCGATGCCAAAGCTCCCAAGCAGGGCGAAAGTGTCGATAAGATCGCTCAGTACAACTTCGACCGCGCCCTGATTCTCGAAAAGATCGTTCCGCTGGTCAAGGGCACGGCTCGCGATCAATGGATCCGCCAAATTGCCGATTGCCTGAACGCCGCGGTTCAAAGCGATCCCAAACAGAAGAGCGCCTACGATCGCTTGGTTCAATGGCAGGGCGTTGTGGATAAAGAGTCGGCCAGCAGCAACACCGCCGCTTACGTGGCCTACCGCGTTCTCTCGGCCAACTACTCCCGTAAGCTGAACGAGACCAAGACCTCGGAAATGGGTAAGCTGCAGGAAGAATGGCGCGACAGCCTGACCAAATTCGTGACCACGTATAACACTGCGGAAGATACCCCCGACGCCTTGATTCAGTTGGGCATGCTCAACGAATTCATGGGCAAGGAAGTGGAAGCCAAGAACTGGTACAGCCGACTGGTCAAGAATTTCGACAAGCACGCCATGGCGCCCAAAGCCCAGGGCGCGATTGATCGCCTCAGCCTGGAAGGCAAGGAATTCGCTTTAACCGGGCAGACTTTGGGCGCTGGCAATCCCTTCGACATCAAGACGCTGAAGGGCAAGGCCGTGGTGGTTTACTACTGGGCCAGCTGGAATGAACAGTGCGTGTCCGATTTCGCCAAGATCAAAACGCTGATCAGCAGCCAGGCGAATCGCGTAGAACTGGTCTGCGTGAACCTGGACAACACGCCTCAAGAGGCTCTGAAGTTCCTCCAGAAGCATACGGTTTCCGGTACGCACCTTTATTCGCAAGGAGCCAACGGAGCCGCCGGTACGGATAGCCCGATGGCCACTCAGTACGGGATCTTCGTTTTGCCACACGTATTCGTGCTGGATACCGAAGGTAAAGTGGTCAACCGCAACGGTCAAGTGCCTACGCTGGACGATGACCTGAAGAAGATCTTCAAGGATAAGGAAGATTCGAAGGATTCTTCCAAGGATAAGAAATAG